A stretch of DNA from Edwardsiella tarda ATCC 15947 = NBRC 105688:
AGTGACTATATTCCCCTTTGACTTCAGATGACTGATTATTGATCTCATTTTTAGCAGAATGCTGCCGGTTCTGGTTTTCATCGATCATGTGATCGACTTTACCTTGTACATTATGAGGAAGATCTGCCTGCTGAGTCTGACGTTCAATAGTCGCACTATTGGCTTGATAGTCCGCCATCACATCGGCCTGATTACCGCCCGCTGATACCACGCCCATCCCTTGCCCGGCCAGCTGACGACTATGCGCATACTCGCCATCAACACGCGGTGTGACTTGTTCACGCACAAACTCACGCGCCAGTTCTTCCCGCTGGGCGGCAACTTCAGGCGACGCAGTGTTGGTCAGGATAGCCTCCGCATTTTCTGGTGCACGTTGCTGCACAAAGCTCACAAACTGTTGTGTCAGGTTTTCACTCATCTGCCCACTCATGCTTTCAGTCCGAGAAGCCATTTCCGCATACTCATGGCTGCGAGTATTGCTGGCCGTATACTGGTCGTAACTGTTCTTGGCTGAACTCAGTGAAGCAGACAACTGATCCACGCGTGAGGCTGCATTATTCTCGGTATGGCTCCCTGACTGGCTAGTCCGGTGACTACTCAGATAATCCAGGCTCTCCTTAAAGTCCTGAGCTGCTTGAGCACTGCTACTTTGCCGGTTTTCATCTGTTTGGCGATGCCCATCTGTGATGCTGTCATTCGAACCATTACTACCGGACCATCCCAAACCTCCTTTTGCTCCGCCATACGCACTAAGGCCAGTTCCCCACTTGCCTAATTTTGTTGCTAGCATATCTCCAGAGTCCCACTTCCCTCCCAGATAAGCCTCTGCATTGGCTGTCCACCGGGAAGACTTATCCATCAACGTGTTAAATGCCTGCTCATTACTCATATTATGAGCTTTGGCATAGCTCTGCACCGCATTCCACATCTGGCCACGTGCCATCGACTCCTGGGTATTTTGGGAATTATCTGCGCCACTGACATAACTGCTGCTACTTCCCATATTGGAGCCAAACTGCTTCAAGCTATTCCAGGCGCTGCTTACACTATTGGTATAACCTTGTAATGCACTTTCAGCCTGCACCGCTGACTCGCGCGCCATTTGCTGTTGCACACTGGCAATCTGCCGCGTCACATTAATATCGACGGGCAGTTTCGACATGGCGCTACTGCTGTCATAAACCATATTGCCATCCCGCGTTTGTGTCGCCGTTCCCCCTGCGCCGGTTTGATGGGTCATTTGTCCAAACGACGTAGAGCTATTGGTATTCCAGCTATAACCGTTGACGTTTTCCGTCTGCATATTGCCAAACGCATAATTACCATCAACCGCACTGGATGAGGCGGAGGTTGTTGAACTGAGCGAGGCTGACCCCAAGGATGAGCTGATACTTGAAAACACCTGTCCCAAACCCATGACCATTTTCCAGGAGAGGAACGGGATCATCATCGAGATATAGCCTGCAGTCGTGGCGATATCAGAATATTTCACCTGCACCTGTGACAGCTCAGATAATACAACCGGCACACCATTCTGTTTTGCATAATAGGTCATTGCACTATTGAGTATGGCATATAATAACGGCCATGTCTGTAGCCACATAAAAGTAAATAGATAACCTTTGAGCACCGTCATGGTTATCATATTAAACATCCCTGCAATCATCATTACCGGGAATAATCCAATCAGTATTCCCATGATAATAACCTGCATCATGGGCAGTGATCGTAATGCCACCTGGCCGACAGACGCATGCGCCAAACGTTGTTTTTCTAGTGAGGAAGTCGTAGCTATATTCATCAGGCTGGCGGTATCGCCATTACGTGCAGCATAGCTGACAATCCCACCCCGTAATGCATTCAGGGTGACATTCTGGCGCAATATCTGTGCCGCATTTTTTGATGATCCGTAAAAATAATTGTAGCTATCGCCGATCAATTGACTAAATAGTAAATCAGGATTAGGGCGCCCCCCAAAAAGCTGTTGAACATAATAGCGCCAAGTTGTCCCACCGGTTTTGCTGTCGAGCGCTAACATCCCCTTTAGATAAACCGCAGCTTCGGCACAAGTACGGAAATTATTATCTTTGTCAAAAATACCTCGCAATGGACTTGGTTTAGAAAAAATAAGCGTATACGGATCTGGGGAACTCATTAAATCTTCGAAAGTGTATTTGTGATTAAGGAAAATATCGCCCATCACACAGTTTTGCACATAGTCCGTAAACAGATTGGTCATTTCAGGATTACGGGATAAGAAATCCGTGCTACGCGCCACCAGATTCGCCCCGAACAACATCCCCGTCTTACTGTAGGTCACACTGTCGGGCTGGGCAAAGACCATCTCATACCCTCGTACCAAGGCATGGCCGATACGTGTTGTCAGGGAAGCCGGTAACGCTAATCCCACCGGGACATTATCGACCTGATAAACACGCATCATATCACTGGTATCGATGATCTGAATGGGCGAACGTATCCCCACCATCATCCAGATCACCGTAAGAGATACGGCCCAACCCAACATATCCATCACGTTGTGCCGACGAACCCAGCTGATTGCCACCGCCAGGACCGAAAACAAAATCCCCATTCGCTGCAGCGTATTCCAGGTATCTGTACCCATAAAGGCCGCAATGGCGTTAAAGGTGCCGCGCAACCATTCACCACCGGCAATGGTATAAATCTCGAGCATCACTGTACCCCGCTAAAGTGGTAGTTATTCTGATAACGCGTCATCATTCGGGCAGAAACCTGTTGGCGCATATAACTCATTTGGCGATCAATAACCAAGAGGGCATCTTGTTGAACCTGTACCCGTGACTGGAACGCGGCAATTTGTTGCGTTGCTTGGTTAAGGTTATCAATGACCTTATCCATGGCCGCCTCGTCATAATTACTCACCGCCAACGACGCACGGGCCTGCTGGATCAACTCCTGAATGTACTGCAGCAAGATGTCATAGCCAATATAGTCGGTCAGTTGATACAGCAAACTGTTGGAGACACCCAGCATCTGCGGATCGACCAAATATTTAAAAACGGGGATGGTGGTACTGGAGATAAATCCCTTCTCCTGATCCGTTAATTTATCATCCGTTATTGCTTTATTTTGGATACTTGTTAATAAATGGCGAATTTGTTCCTTAAACGCCCTATTCCGGCTGATCGTGACACTACTATTGGGCACGACCTTCAAGCATTTATCAGCATCATTACAGTGATAGATTTGTGCAGTCCCACCCTCCATCATCGCTTTAACCAAATCCCGATCGGTTGTTCTGGCAGGTAGTGGCGTTATTTCTCCATCGGGGCCAAACACCAGGGAGCCGGTCAGGGTCATGATGAACTCCTTCAACTCCTTGTTGCCATCGAACATGCGGTTTTTAGCCAGGGCATGCCAGATCAGATTCAAATTTTTAGTAACACGCTCCTTATCCTTATCCGAAGCCTTGTCGCGAACACTATCTAACTTTCCACCGACGGTACATCCCTGGCGTGATGCAGCCCAATCCGCAAAGATATTGCTCTCACCGGCAATATCCTGGCAGACCTTCTGTTGGGAGACCTGGGTTCGAGGAAGTAACCCACCGACGATGCCTTGTGCCGCCTGGCATGAGCTGAGGTTCATGCTGTTAATGTCATTAGCCATCTTCTGTAAAAAATCTTTGGCTTGTTTAATCTCCGGCACCGTAGTCTGCAATGCCAGGTCAAAAAAGTAGCCGGCTGCATTGGACATAATTTGTTTAGCAAAACGTTGTAACTGTTCGCCGTTAATGAAACTGAATGCTCCCAAATAGGCATCAATCCCCCCACAACCCGTGTTAAGCCCTGGTACAGTCATCGAAATCAGCTGTATCTGTTTTACCTGTGTGCGTGCATACAGTGAGCCGCCAGATGCGTAGCCCGCCGCCTGCCCCTGCCAGACCTGGGGCTGGCTGGTATTGGACGCAAAACCGAGGCGGTTGAAGAAGTTGTTCATATCATTATTCACATCCGCTGTCGCCGCACAGGACAGACCGAATAATGTACCGCACAAAAAAGCCACCTTACGCAGGGTCATGGTTTTCGCTCCATCATGGTTTCCTGAAACACCGTATCAAGCCGGGTTAAAAACGCCTGACTATCGGTAGCCCCCTGTAACAGCGGCCAGGTCGCCAGCGTATTCACGTTCACCAGGAATGTTGTCGGGGTGGCGATCGGCATCGGCGCCGGAAAAAAGGCCTGCATCACCGCCACAGGGGCCGGTAACGCCGTGGGATAGGCCTCATCCCCCTGCCCATCGATGGTGTAGGGAAAAACCGATAACCCAATCTGTTCACTGAGGGACTTCAACAGCGGATCAAAACGCTGGCAGTACGGGCAGTGCCCCTGCATGAATAACACCACCTTCCACTGGCTTAAATCGACACGCTGACCATTACTCAGGGTGTACCAGCGTGCGGCCGGTCGAGAAGGCGCGGGATCTGCGGGTACGGCTTTATCGGCTGTCGCCAATCCCTTCGGGTTATAAAGTGCCGCCACATCATCGCGCACCGACGCCTGGACGGCACCGACCATCAGCAGTGCCACGACAAGACTACGCATCGCCATTTTCATCATGCTGACGCTCCTTACGCTCAATATCGGCCAGCCATTTATTCAAAATCTTGTAGCCCCCCACGATCACCATCACCACGGCAATCAGTTCGGCCAGCTGGATAGCCATCACCGGCTGTTTGCGTACCAGGCGGGCAACAATATGAAACCAGGTACCCACGGCCACTACCCACATCCCGGTAATATCAATGTCAGGGAAACGAAATTTACGCATACAGGTCACCTTAGAAATTGGGTTTAAAATCGGTCGAGACATTCAGGAACTGCTTGGCCAAATCGTCCTGACTGATAAAGCCATAAGAGAGCGGTTTCACGGTGCCAGCACGCGGATCGACCAGCATCATGGCGGGGAAATAACGCACACCCAGCCGGGCGGCCTGCCCCTGATCCTGACGGGTATCGGGCAACAAGGGGCTGACAACGCCATCGACGGTCACCGGAATAACACTGAGGTGATAGGTTTCGCGGAAATTTTTAATCACCTGTGCCAACTGGCCATCAATCGGCTCTTTCCCGCGATAAAACACCATCACGCCATAATGCTGGCTGAGTTTTTCGATCGCCTCGCGTTGCTGGGCATAATCGGCCGCCAGCTGATTTTTAACGGTGCCGTTGTAGTGGCTGTATTTCAGGTTGTAATCCAGCTCCGGGTGCTCAAGCATGGCTTTTTTAGCACTCATGGAAAATAACCCTGCCTGCTGCGTCCAATAATTCTGTAGCTGGAAATAACGAACAAAGTGAGGCACGCTGGGATAAAGGATAGCGTTATATAAGGCTTCTTTTGTCCCAGCCTGTAATCGCGCCAACTTATCCATAATAGTAGCGTCTTGGGTAATTTTTGGCTCAGGGGATGGTTTAGGCTTATCTTCATCCTGCTGTTTTACCGGTTCATTATACCACTGCCATCCCGCATCCTGCGCCAGAGAAACCACCGGCATGATTAATGATAAACAAGCAACAAGCGTCAGAACACGCATGGCGTACTCCAATGGAAAATTAACAGAGATTTATTTGGTAACGCGCTTCATCTTATCGGCGATCTGATCACGCACCCGATTTAATAACGCATCATGATTTGGCATTGACTGATTTTTCATTAAGTCCTCAGAGAAATCAGCAAAATCCAGGCGGTCAAAATTAATTCGCTGTAACTCCTCTACGGTGATCCCCCGACAATCGGGACCGCTAGCATCACCGAACCCAACACCCAGCTGCCATTCCCGGCCTTGTTGCTGTACTATTTTCGCCAGAATACTGTCAAACTGACAGTAGCTCCGTTTCTTTTCTACACAAACGCCCAAGACTTTCTTTGAACAAAACTCCCCGACGCTCACCGTCAGTTTTTTCGTCTTCGCTTTGGCCAAGGCTTTTTCTTCACTGCTGCAATGCGCCAAGCCTAAATCCTGTCCCCACCCCGAGTCGGTACAGCAATTACTGAACCCCACAGCAAACTTCTTGCAAAACTTGGGCTGGCCGGTAAAGGCACGCACATCAATGCCATTCATCGCGGCGATATCCTTACCGGCTGCCGCCACCGCCGCCAGCTCGGAAACAGCCTGAACAAAGTCATTCCCTTTCGTACCATTTTGGGTTTTGTCACAAGTCCCATCGAGGCAGAATACATCCCCTCCGCAGATCATCATCTTTCCACTGGTCCGGGTTTCACAGGAAAAGGTGGCATTCTCATGCAAACAGATCCCCTCTTCAGAACTAAAGGCGCATTTGCGGGTCGCTAGCGTACAGGCCGGATTTTTCATATACGCATCACAGGTACCATTGTTGGCTGGCTGCGTCATATAGGTGTCTTTATATTGCCAACAGTCACTATAAAGCGAATAGTTTTTCCCCTCTTGTTGAATGCTGCGCGTCCCGCCGGGAGAAATACATTCCTGTTTTAGCGGTTTTCCCTCTCGCTTATCAAAGGGGCAATTTTCCGTCCAGACAATACGTGGCTTAAATTCCTTTGAGCCGGTTTTAACATGCAGCGTGATAACAAAATACCCACTATGTCGATTGTAAAAATTAACCGTCATCCAGGGCATGCCAACATGGGAAGTAAACATCGTAATTTTTTGACCCGGTGAAATTCTGCCTTTAGGATAAAACGCATGCGTTCCCGAGTTCAGCGAAACCCACGTCCCCAAGACGTTAAGTGTCATATCCGTCGTAAAATCCAACTGATTATGGGCCAGCTTTGCCCACATGATTTCGCCGCTCATCCCAGCAGGGACGGTAAAACGCACCTCAGCCCGATAGTGCCCCTCGGTAAAGGTCAATTTTCTGGAGTCGATAATAATATCCTGCTCAACCGTTGAATCGACCCAATCACCCACAATCGAGGCCGTCCGGGTACAATATTGATCGACCTGGACATCCCGCTCACAGGTATAGTTGGTAAACTCACTGCGTGTAACCGTCTTGGCCTCACAAGCCATCTTGTCTTTGCCCACAATACTGTCAGCCCGCTTTTCCACATCCTGGGCTGCCTTAATAAAGGGGGCATCCGGCGAGATAGGCTCTTTGGGATTATTGAGCACCGAGTCATTCACCGCTTTACCGACCTCACTTTTACTCCAGTGCTGTGATCCCTGGTTTTTTAGCGCACTGTCATCCGAGGCCGTCACACCACCGTAATACGCTTGCTGAGGGGGTGTTGCCGTGTAATTGGGGATCGCTGCAGCCGGGTTGAAGTTCTTCAGTGTGCTATTCCCTTGCCCTTGTACCTGTTTGGCAAAATCGGCCCCTGCCCGGTAATCGGTTTGGCCATCGGCC
This window harbors:
- the traG gene encoding conjugal transfer mating-pair stabilization protein TraG; protein product: MLEIYTIAGGEWLRGTFNAIAAFMGTDTWNTLQRMGILFSVLAVAISWVRRHNVMDMLGWAVSLTVIWMMVGIRSPIQIIDTSDMMRVYQVDNVPVGLALPASLTTRIGHALVRGYEMVFAQPDSVTYSKTGMLFGANLVARSTDFLSRNPEMTNLFTDYVQNCVMGDIFLNHKYTFEDLMSSPDPYTLIFSKPSPLRGIFDKDNNFRTCAEAAVYLKGMLALDSKTGGTTWRYYVQQLFGGRPNPDLLFSQLIGDSYNYFYGSSKNAAQILRQNVTLNALRGGIVSYAARNGDTASLMNIATTSSLEKQRLAHASVGQVALRSLPMMQVIIMGILIGLFPVMMIAGMFNMITMTVLKGYLFTFMWLQTWPLLYAILNSAMTYYAKQNGVPVVLSELSQVQVKYSDIATTAGYISMMIPFLSWKMVMGLGQVFSSISSSLGSASLSSTTSASSSAVDGNYAFGNMQTENVNGYSWNTNSSTSFGQMTHQTGAGGTATQTRDGNMVYDSSSAMSKLPVDINVTRQIASVQQQMARESAVQAESALQGYTNSVSSAWNSLKQFGSNMGSSSSYVSGADNSQNTQESMARGQMWNAVQSYAKAHNMSNEQAFNTLMDKSSRWTANAEAYLGGKWDSGDMLATKLGKWGTGLSAYGGAKGGLGWSGSNGSNDSITDGHRQTDENRQSSSAQAAQDFKESLDYLSSHRTSQSGSHTENNAASRVDQLSASLSSAKNSYDQYTASNTRSHEYAEMASRTESMSGQMSENLTQQFVSFVQQRAPENAEAILTNTASPEVAAQREELAREFVREQVTPRVDGEYAHSRQLAGQGMGVVSAGGNQADVMADYQANSATIERQTQQADLPHNVQGKVDHMIDENQNRQHSAKNEINNQSSEVKGEYSHLGQEYKQQQDKHHVGYQSAKDRMNLIPGANTKEELLEKANKLQDEYVRGHKK
- the traH gene encoding conjugal transfer pilus assembly protein TraH, producing the protein MTLRKVAFLCGTLFGLSCAATADVNNDMNNFFNRLGFASNTSQPQVWQGQAAGYASGGSLYARTQVKQIQLISMTVPGLNTGCGGIDAYLGAFSFINGEQLQRFAKQIMSNAAGYFFDLALQTTVPEIKQAKDFLQKMANDINSMNLSSCQAAQGIVGGLLPRTQVSQQKVCQDIAGESNIFADWAASRQGCTVGGKLDSVRDKASDKDKERVTKNLNLIWHALAKNRMFDGNKELKEFIMTLTGSLVFGPDGEITPLPARTTDRDLVKAMMEGGTAQIYHCNDADKCLKVVPNSSVTISRNRAFKEQIRHLLTSIQNKAITDDKLTDQEKGFISSTTIPVFKYLVDPQMLGVSNSLLYQLTDYIGYDILLQYIQELIQQARASLAVSNYDEAAMDKVIDNLNQATQQIAAFQSRVQVQQDALLVIDRQMSYMRQQVSARMMTRYQNNYHFSGVQ
- the trbB gene encoding type-F conjugative transfer system pilin assembly thiol-disulfide isomerase TrbB, producing the protein MKMAMRSLVVALLMVGAVQASVRDDVAALYNPKGLATADKAVPADPAPSRPAARWYTLSNGQRVDLSQWKVVLFMQGHCPYCQRFDPLLKSLSEQIGLSVFPYTIDGQGDEAYPTALPAPVAVMQAFFPAPMPIATPTTFLVNVNTLATWPLLQGATDSQAFLTRLDTVFQETMMERKP
- the traQ gene encoding type-F conjugative transfer system pilin chaperone TraQ; the protein is MRKFRFPDIDITGMWVVAVGTWFHIVARLVRKQPVMAIQLAELIAVVMVIVGGYKILNKWLADIERKERQHDENGDA
- the traF gene encoding type-F conjugative transfer system pilin assembly protein TraF; the encoded protein is MRVLTLVACLSLIMPVVSLAQDAGWQWYNEPVKQQDEDKPKPSPEPKITQDATIMDKLARLQAGTKEALYNAILYPSVPHFVRYFQLQNYWTQQAGLFSMSAKKAMLEHPELDYNLKYSHYNGTVKNQLAADYAQQREAIEKLSQHYGVMVFYRGKEPIDGQLAQVIKNFRETYHLSVIPVTVDGVVSPLLPDTRQDQGQAARLGVRYFPAMMLVDPRAGTVKPLSYGFISQDDLAKQFLNVSTDFKPNF
- the traN gene encoding type-F conjugative transfer system mating-pair stabilization protein TraN, which produces MAKGTAWRCRLGALTLIGVVMAAWADGQTDYRAGADFAKQVQGQGNSTLKNFNPAAAIPNYTATPPQQAYYGGVTASDDSALKNQGSQHWSKSEVGKAVNDSVLNNPKEPISPDAPFIKAAQDVEKRADSIVGKDKMACEAKTVTRSEFTNYTCERDVQVDQYCTRTASIVGDWVDSTVEQDIIIDSRKLTFTEGHYRAEVRFTVPAGMSGEIMWAKLAHNQLDFTTDMTLNVLGTWVSLNSGTHAFYPKGRISPGQKITMFTSHVGMPWMTVNFYNRHSGYFVITLHVKTGSKEFKPRIVWTENCPFDKREGKPLKQECISPGGTRSIQQEGKNYSLYSDCWQYKDTYMTQPANNGTCDAYMKNPACTLATRKCAFSSEEGICLHENATFSCETRTSGKMMICGGDVFCLDGTCDKTQNGTKGNDFVQAVSELAAVAAAGKDIAAMNGIDVRAFTGQPKFCKKFAVGFSNCCTDSGWGQDLGLAHCSSEEKALAKAKTKKLTVSVGEFCSKKVLGVCVEKKRSYCQFDSILAKIVQQQGREWQLGVGFGDASGPDCRGITVEELQRINFDRLDFADFSEDLMKNQSMPNHDALLNRVRDQIADKMKRVTK